aaatattttataacgaTAACTTTTTGAATTGAAAAATatccattttaatttttaactattcAGACCGAATTTTGACCAGTTCAAAATAACtgtattaaaatcaaaatttactAGTCAATCAACCGTTTTTCGgtgaaaatgttatatatatatatatatatatatatatatatatatatatatatatatatatatatatatatatatatatatatatatatatatatataatatatatatatatatatatatatatatatatatatatatatatatatatatatatatatatatatatatatatatatatatatatatatatatatatatatatatatatatatatatatatatatatattgatgcttaatttttaaagtgtccggattgtcggtttgagagctgtggttaatttggatacttaggtcggattgtgggttgacccgcctttaaatttaaaacggttaaaaataaaattaaaaatgttaaaggtatgtttcgaacttgcaacttaacaaaacaagtgcAACTTTATAACCAattaggctactaagactttatattttacattcaacatcaaatttgataaacgcggaacgttttaatattaatataagttcaactttttgactaactaatctatatatatatatatatatatatatatatatatatatatatatatatatatatatatatatatatatatatatatatatatatatatatatataaaaaatgatgcttaatttttaaagtgtccggattgccggtcgataactgtggttaatttggatatttggatcgaattgtgggttgacccgtttttaaatttaaaacggttaaaaataaaattaaaaatattagaggtatgtttcgaacttgcaatctaacaaaaataagtacaaccttttaccGACTAAGCTactaagattttatattttaaattcaataccaaatttgatgaacgcgggacattttaacattaatataaattcaattttttaactaactaatatataacgatgttgagtaaatggatacttgggtcgaattgtggattgacccacccataaacttaaaaccataaacttaaaacggttaaaaaaaaatgttatctataattttttttcacagttttttatattattactcttGTGGGCTAGATgctagtttattttaaaactatggtTTGAACTACTTAGTTTTTGAGCCCAAAATAATTGGGcctaaattttgtttatattaaaaaaaaacctatTGGGTACTCATCCACTGCACCTGGGTAAGTTTTTACAACATTTGTGATTtttgaaaccctaaccctttgAACCCACTTCGATTTCTCATTGTTTTATCAATTTATGCAgaaaaactcaaactcaaactcaaaatctCATAATGCATTTCTGGGTTTGATTCAGTTCATAGTTTTCTCATCGTTGTTGTCTCCATCTCCAACTTAATTGAGGCTAATTTCTCTTTTTCAGGCTCAATATGCCCGAGGCTTGTTTGGGTTTCTTAAGCATTTCCTCTCTTATCCAGACTCTAATCCAATCTCCCTGAGTTATCTCTTCTGACTGTGAGAAGACTGGAAGCTTGTTCTCTTTGCTGCCTCACTTATTCTGGTAATTGATCGATCGATATGCTTCTGAAACAGAAATATGCAATTTTGGTGTGTTCTTATTTGACCTGAAAGCTTTGCTAAATTCTTGATTGTTTTGCCTTTTCTAATCTTGCTGTAGGAATTGACAGTGTAAATCTAGATTATGATTATTCTATGTTGATATTTCTGATGTTCTGATTGTTACTGGGCATTTAATGTCCTATAGTATTTGTTTAAGTCATGATTTGGATTTGAACCCAATTCATGATATATAATCAAGACTTTTCTTTAAAGTGCTGTTCATTGTTGCCAACACTTTCTAACAtgaagattcaaaattttagttgatTTAGGAATAATAGAATGATTTGGGTTGTTTTTTATGAGGTTGAGTTGTTCTAATTTATGCAATCAATTGTTATTTAGAGTGAAATTTCGATACTATCAAAGTCTATGGATGAATCTGTGAAGAGAAGGGAGAGATTGAAAGCAATGCGATCAGAAGCATCATCGTCACTAGGTGATGATGGAGTGCCACTTCATGATATTGCGAATTCTGCATCACCTTCTGCGCTTTGTAATCCTTTGCTCAATCCAACATCAACTCAACAAATTCATGAAgactcaaattcaaattcaaattcatccTCAAGATTTGATTATTACACAGATCCCTTGTCAGCTTTCTCTAGCACCAAGAGGAGCAAACAGGATTCACAAATCTCTTTCGCCCCTCCTCCACGtaagcttcttcttcttctttgatccAAAAACCCTTCATCATTCAAAGGGTACAGGACATTATCTTtgattgagaaaaaatatatctgTTCTCTTGCTTGTAAAACAACAGGGCCATCTCCTCCTTATATGCCCCCTTCTGGACCACCATATTCTCCTAATTTCGGAATGCCACAAATGCGTGGCCCTTTCTTTCCTCCTCCTCAACAACAGCAATATGGTATTCCACCTGGAATGAGGAGCCCTTATCAAGGAGGAACTCCTGGCTATCACCACGGTCCTATGAATCCTGTAAGAGGCAATTCATTTAGTCCCTATCCTGTTCAAGGCAGAGGGCCATGGAATAATCGTATTCCATTCTCTGGGACGGGCTACAGGGGAAACCGTCCCTCGCCAAATATGGGGAGAGGACAGGGTCGTTATGGTAATTTTGTACGACCTGGTGGAGGACGCGGCGGTTGGACAGGACCGGGTAATCAGTCTGCTGAGGTGGCACCTGGTCTTTACTTTGAGAAGTCATCGGTTGATGATCCGTGGAAGATGTTGACGCCCATTACATGGAAAGGAGGGAAAGGTTTAACGCCCATTACATGGAAAGGAGGGAAAGGTTTAATAATGGAGAGCCCGAGGATTTCCATGGTGAAGAAGAATGAGACTACTTCGACTGGACCGAGTTTGGCTGAATTGTTGGCCGAAACATTCAAGGAAGCTGCTGCTGACGATAAAGAAACTTCCAAGGATTGATTGATCAAGTGGTCATTTGTATGgtgtttgaaaataaacaaattagagAAGCTTGACATAGTTATCCTTTAAAACAACATTTTGCCATTGTGTTGTCTCTTCCCCTTATCTTAACATGTAGCTTATGTAAATATCTGTTTTACCATTAATTGTTTATACAAGTAGTGGAGACAGATTTCATTCGGATTTTCGATGATCAGTTTTTTACAAATTGAAcattatattttgtatgttaaaattaatttgtatgatCTTTATTTATTCTCGAGTTGGCTACAACCCATCATCATAGTCCTCATATGTATATGAGAGTgccaattattatattttcaaatacgAATTTGTTTTTACCTAGGTGTCGAAgtcttatttgatgaaaatGAAGTCTTTTAGACTAAAAACAAGTTTAAATGAGAATTGAGAAGTGATTTCATCTCTACTATCCTTCTTTCGATATTCACTTCTTGTCCATTTTTCGAGATCAACGAGAGATAGTACATACGACCGCCTCCAATTTAACGAAAGCTCCAACCTACTATCAAATTCATACTCTTGAAAACGCATATATTCATCCactaaaaaaactattatatatatatatttataatacaccctctaaaatatcaattttgaaaTGTAAACACTTTAACCATTATCTTGTCTTTAACCATTATCTTGTGATTGtgattgttaatatatataaatatttgagtttaatCTCGTTTAAAGTATGTGTTTATGCCCACAATTAGCTTATTTAAACATAtcaactataaaaaaattatttgaatatatatatatatatatatatatatatatcataaaaaaaaaattggttcatCTAACTTTTCCATTAATAAACCTTTAAAACAAtactaacttttatttttatttttttgaatttgaaactTAAAATGTATACAAATGTaactttaacaaaataataaaaagatatcaGATTAACTTTTACTTCTTTTTCCATCATTGTGCATGCAACTgatcaatgaaaaaaaataccTTATTTTTAGCTACCGAGGAAATTCAACAAtcaaatatataactatataaattataaaataattaataaaataaatttagtaatatAAGTAAATGAAGCACATGCCCATTACTTCCGATTCATCTTACATTATATtcactattaattattaatgcataaactgaaataatattaccttaacatattatttaagattaattttaacaattataaataatatatatatatatatatatatatttaaattattaatctcattataaataataagaattttaaattattttattacattttattttataattaaataattatttacattagaatattaaatatatataatatttaatactaaCAAAGTTTTAGTTTAACCGGTGAtgatttagattaaaaaataatataaaatcatagTCATTAAATACGTGTTAAAaagtaactttatatattatttttcagttaaagataataaaatttgacaatttttttttaaatttataaacatatatagaATATTACAACTTTGTTGAGaaacgatctaatctaaacacacgataaaagaagatataaagataacgtggtaaagaataataaagaacacaagatataacgaggttcggccaacaatgcctacatcctcggggagtcgtccattctattgattttccatggaataatggtccaagtaaccctaggttacaatgtctctatttataggagtacatcaaaagccaaaagactaaactactactcctaagcccaataaaggcttaaagcccaattacaatatataaactctaattaaatatgagcccaaaacccaacaatctccaccttgggcgaatactgcgcttattgagatgtgatgaataaattacgCCGTACCCATCAATCTTCACCTCCACTCCATtcaagagcccttagaagaataacaatctccgCCATTACGTATATCGCGCCATCAAAAAgttatgagccacacatcaatcttcactattcgagccattcacgagataaatcattatacctccaCTTCCGTTTAAATgcccttagaagataaaatcatagagtttataacaaCAAGTAAATTTGGCAACTACGCTACTTCAGCGActagagacattcaacaactcttcccaatctttgttcatacccgttgacatatgcggaaactagaattaacaattctttattatgtcaaaataatctttacctttgtttgccacaaactgagtgtcttatttttcaagtccaataatcgactgaaaccaaaataccgaatagacccaagacgaactttcatcgtctactttttcaaaaatcagatatctatcgaaaGCTGAGAACACCCAAAACGaacttccatcgtctacttcctcaaaataagatatcgattGAAAAGCGAGAAGACTTAAGACGAacttttatcgtctacttcataacaaataaattaggctatcacgacatctcttttctctagctcaagatctgacaaagtatttgtcacccatcttgccttgaacgttgcatactcaaccaacttgaacctcatacttctccttGAACACATTAACTTGCAATATGCTAGATTCTTGAGTCCAAAAATGCCTAGcaatccaagaatattatttcgatattcaatatctctctcttcaattgtcttcacacatgcttcaaatgatcatctatagtttctctgaaagaaatcgaatatcctttcatttgaattgatcgaacctctcatctagcccctttttcatgactaggaatccctATTCAAGGTCTCAGTCATCCCATTCATCTAATAtatgatccacaatgtatagacaaataagatagaacaaaagaagtaacaaaatcatcaccttcgaattaactgagtctcccatctagcctctttttcatgactaggaatctcactcaagattttatttatcttctcacattagaagataatgcaatgatttcttctcggtcgtttgagagttgctttcaagatgtctccacctcaacttataagtgtctttcattagtcttcctcttcctggtctttcattgataatatgtgttaactggaattgtttcaatccttaatcacccgcCAACTCAATGTAATCTTGCAATTTGGCCTAAAGGATTGCC
This is a stretch of genomic DNA from Impatiens glandulifera chromosome 4, dImpGla2.1, whole genome shotgun sequence. It encodes these proteins:
- the LOC124936150 gene encoding protein SICKLE-like, coding for MDESVKRRERLKAMRSEASSSLGDDGVPLHDIANSASPSALCNPLLNPTSTQQIHEDSNSNSNSSSRFDYYTDPLSAFSSTKRSKQDSQISFAPPPRPSPPYMPPSGPPYSPNFGMPQMRGPFFPPPQQQQYGIPPGMRSPYQGGTPGYHHGPMNPVRGNSFSPYPVQGRGPWNNRIPFSGTGYRGNRPSPNMGRGQGRYGNFVRPGGGRGGWTGPGNQSAEVAPGLYFEKSSVDDPWKMLTPITWKGGKGLTPITWKGGKGLIMESPRISMVKKNETTSTGPSLAELLAETFKEAAADDKETSKD